The Candidatus Woesearchaeota archaeon sequence CTGCTGCCTCTTCCTCTTTCTTCTTATCGTCTTCTTTCTTCTTCTCGTCTTTCTTTCCATCGCCGCCTGCGTGGCCAGCTGCTGCAGGAGCTGCTGCAACTGCGACGGGTGCGACTGCTGCTTTCTTGATGGCTTCGTCAATGTTGACGCCATCCAGCGCAGCGACGAGTGCCTTGACACGCGCCTCGTTCGGGCTTGCGCCTGCTGCCTCAAGCACTTTCTTGACTGAGGCCTCGTCTATTTTCTTGCCTGCCTTGTGAAGCAGTAATGCTGCGTAAATGTATTCCATGGGTTTCCCTCCAGTATGATTTTATTTGGTTGGTTATTTGTTTGGTCTATTCCTTTTTTATTCTGTTTATTCTCGGTTCTTTCTCTGTTCTTATTGTGGAATTTGTTGGTTGAGATAGGCTGCCTGGCGTTCGACACGCGCGAGCACGTCGCCCACAACCATATCTGCGAGTATGCTTTGTTCAACCGCAAGCCCTTTCGCATCGTTGAATGCTTTGCTGATCATGAGCTCGACGACATCTCGCGTGTAAATACCTGCTTCAACGCCGAGGTTAAGTGCCCATTGCGCCGCGGTGTTAATCTTGTCGAGGTATTCTTTCTCGTCAACGCCGAGAATGTCGCGCGTGAAGATGACACCATTTTCGTAGGCAGCAGTAACGTTGAGCCCTATTTCCATCGGCTCAATGCCAAGCCGTGCGAGGAGCCCTGCAAGTTTTGCGCTGACCACTTCGCCGGCTTTGACCACCACTTTGTCTTCTTTGATAACGACTTTGCCGGCTTCAATGCCGGTCTTGAGGCCGCAGCTTCCCAGTTCTCCAATGACTGGGCCGGGTGCAAATGGTGTTGCTCCGGCTGACACTTTGATGTCATTCGGTGCAGTCTGCCCTGCTTTTGCAGGCGCCTTGGATTTATTTTTTTGCAGTGTTTTGTAGAGCGTGAATGGATTTTTTGCGGTGAACATCAATGCAGGCATGCCTTGCAGGTGCTGCTCGAGCTGTTCGATGCCCTGCTTTTCTTTTTTGACGGATTCGATGGCGAGCGTTATGAGCCGGCGTTTTGCCATGAAGATAACAACGTCAGCGCGCAGGCTTTCCCGAATTTTTTGGAGCTGCGGCGCCGGCAGGTTTTCCATGTTGACGGCTGCAACAATCGGATATTTTTTGAACAGGCCAACTAACTGCTTCACGGTTGTCTGTTTTTCTGCAGACGCCTTTGCTTTGTAGGTAGTGGCTGCCATTGTTACACCAGTTTGACCGGCTTGCCCATGGTGAGCTTCAGCAGGATGCGGCGGATGTTATTTTTTTCCGCAGGAAGGTGAGAAAGAAGTTGCGCGTAGAGCACGAGAATGTTGTCGATAATCTGGTCGTCCGGCGTTGTTTCAGTGCCGATGGTTATTTGAATAACCGGCCGCTCTTTGGCAACAACCGCAACGAGTTTCTGGAGTTTGTCGTACAGCGGCTTGAGGTTTATTTTCGGCGGCACAATGCATCCTGCTTTTGGGTTCGGCATTTTCTTTTTCGGGCCGAGCACTTTACCAAATGCTGATGCAACTTTCGGCATGATGTTTGCCTGTGCGATAAAGAAGGTGTGCGCCTCGGCAAGTTTTTTTGTTTTTTTCTTGTCCTTAGCGTATTGGTCGAAATCTTTTTCTTCAATGACGGTTTCGCAAATTTTTTCTGCGTCTGCCTTTAATTCAGGGCCGACCAATGCACAGATGCGTGCCGTCTTGGTGCGTGGATGGTTAAGCGTGGCAAAGAAGTCAACTTGATTCTCGGTCTTTTTGAGGTCAAGCGCTTTGAGAGTAATAACAATGTCGTAGGATTGTACAAATTTGCGCTTCTCCTGTTTTTTCAGTTCGTCGAGCGCTTTTTGAATAAGTTGTTTATCCATGGTGCCCTCCTAACCTGTTTCCAGAGTTAGTCTACGGGATACGATGCAAAGAAAAGAGGAGATATATAAAGATGACGGTTATTCATTTATTTTAAAGATGCCCCTGAAGAGGGGTTAAAATAACAGAATGTTTATATAGTGGTACAAGAGACAACTAAGGTTTATAAGCCTAAACGTATAGGTCAAAACTATGGCACAACTAACTGACAACGAAAGACGACAACTCGCAAGAGATATAGAGTTTGAGCAGAGTATAGAAAAATTACGATTTGGAAGAGCAGCCAGTGCAGTTTATGAAGATACTACTCGACAAGCTCAAGAATCAACCGTTGCTTATATTATAGGCCAAGAAGAGCAACGCCAAGCAATGCTTCCAAGAAGTAAACCAGTTATAGAACTGCACCAAGACTCTGATCGCCCCTACCGAATGAATGGCGGATTTTTTAACGGAAACAGATGAAAAAATGGTAGACCTATACGAAGAAGTGAAGAGACAACAGGAAAGAGAACTTGCTCAAGTCTTAGCGAAGTCGCAAATAGCAACACGAACAGTAGGTTCACAGAATCAACTGTTGTCGGGAGAACCTTCGTTAGTAAAAGTTTCAGAGAGACAGAGA is a genomic window containing:
- a CDS encoding 50S ribosomal protein L10, whose protein sequence is MAATTYKAKASAEKQTTVKQLVGLFKKYPIVAAVNMENLPAPQLQKIRESLRADVVIFMAKRRLITLAIESVKKEKQGIEQLEQHLQGMPALMFTAKNPFTLYKTLQKNKSKAPAKAGQTAPNDIKVSAGATPFAPGPVIGELGSCGLKTGIEAGKVVIKEDKVVVKAGEVVSAKLAGLLARLGIEPMEIGLNVTAAYENGVIFTRDILGVDEKEYLDKINTAAQWALNLGVEAGIYTRDVVELMISKAFNDAKGLAVEQSILADMVVGDVLARVERQAAYLNQQIPQ
- the rpl12p gene encoding 50S ribosomal protein P1, giving the protein MEYIYAALLLHKAGKKIDEASVKKVLEAAGASPNEARVKALVAALDGVNIDEAIKKAAVAPVAVAAAPAAAGHAGGDGKKDEKKKEDDKKKEEEAAAGLGALFG